In Kitasatospora sp. NBC_00240, the following are encoded in one genomic region:
- a CDS encoding cupin domain-containing protein — MTADNRPQRPVLVRAEQAETLQDGATSLITLLADAGDTGGAFTANKATFEKGSPGAPAHFHTKATELFLVLDGRMRILVEDEVLTLGKGDFL; from the coding sequence ATGACTGCCGACAACCGGCCGCAGCGTCCCGTCCTGGTCCGCGCCGAACAGGCCGAGACCCTGCAGGACGGCGCCACCAGCCTGATCACCCTGCTGGCCGACGCGGGCGACACGGGCGGCGCGTTCACCGCCAACAAGGCCACGTTCGAGAAGGGTTCGCCGGGCGCCCCCGCGCACTTCCACACGAAGGCGACGGAGCTGTTCCTCGTGCTCGACGGCAGGATGCGGATCCTCGTCGAGGACGAGGTGCTGACGCTGGGGAAGGGCGACTTCCT